Proteins from a genomic interval of Lolium perenne isolate Kyuss_39 chromosome 1, Kyuss_2.0, whole genome shotgun sequence:
- the LOC127295167 gene encoding protein ALP1-like, with amino-acid sequence MSTYVTPFTPIPSFFDAPAVGADYDQSSLMAFLMNDDFTTDALFAYADNTPPTTAPPAPTFSAAPLQPPAPPAPTSHGRKRALTPTAADEPSTAGASRSATLRRKTSPPTSPATSGGDPSPPSGRGGGRRVWVRERSTEWWDRLSSPTCPDPEFRAAFRMSRATFDALCDDLSAAVAKEDTALRAAIPVHQRVAVCLWRLATGEPLREVSRRFGLGISTCHNIVLQVCAALTTVLLPRTIRWPHDLSFHNTSGIPGVVGALCTDHIPIGPPKDGVADYYNRRLTERNTKASYSVAVQAVVAPDGAFTDISIGLPGSLSDAAVLDRSALHSSCQSGALGPHHRLVGGKSYPLTDWMLVPYAHRNLTWAQHAFNERVAAARAAAQDAFRNLKARWRCLQRRAEHKLPDLHNMIGACCVLHNFCQRSGEEIDPELLVDLDNHFADEVVAAQPVRSAAAEKERDRIAHDLLHGGHAVTFF; translated from the coding sequence ATGAGCACCTACGTCACGCCCTTCACCCCAATCCCCTCCTTCTTCGACGCTCCCGCCGTCGGCGCCGACTACGACCAGTCCTCACTCATGGCCTTCCTCATGAACGACGACTTCACCACCGACGCCCTCTTCGCCTACGCCGACAACACACCGCCCACCACTGCTCCGCCTGCTCCAACCTTCTCCGCCGCACCTCTACAACCACCGGCTCCCCCAGCACCAACGAGCCACGGCAGGAAGCGCGCCCTCACCCCAACAGCAGCCGACGAGCCCTCCACGGCCGGCGCGTCCCGCTCCGCGACACTCCGGAGGAAGACatccccaccgacctcgcccgccACCAGCGGCGGCGACCCCTCCCCTCCATCAGGCCGCGGCGGGGGCCGGCGGGTGTGGGTGCGGGAGCGGAGCACGGAGTGGTGGGACCGCCTGAGCAGCCCCACCTGCCCGGACCCCGAGTTCCGCGCCGCCTTCCGCATGTCGCGCGCCACCTTCGACGCGCTCTGCGACGACCTCAGCGCCGCCGTCGCCAAGGAGGACACGGCCCTCCGCGCCGCCATCCCGGTCCACCAGCGCGTCGCCGTCTGCCTCTGGCGCCTCGCCACCGGCGAGCCCCTCCGCGAGGTCTCCCGCCGCTTCGGGCTCGGCATCTCCACCTGCCACAACATCGTGCTCCAGGTCTGCGCCGCCCTCACCACCGTCCTCCTCCCCCGCACCATCCGCTGGCCGCACGACCTCTCCTTCCACAACACCTCGGGCATCCCCGGCGTCGTCGGCGCGCTCTGCACCGACCACATCCCCATCGGCCCGCCCAAGGACGGCGTGGCCGACTACTACAACCGCCGCCTCACCGAGCGCAACACCAAAGCCTCCTACTCCGTCGCCGTGCAGGCCGTCGTCGCCCCCGACGGCGCCTTCACCGACATCAGCATCGGCCTGCCGGGCTCCCTCTCCGACGCCGCCGTCCTCGACCGCTCCGCCCTACACTCCAGCTGCCAGTCCGGTGCCCTCGGACCGCACCACCGCCTCGTCGGCGGCAAAAGCTACCCGCTCACGGACTGGATGCTGGTCCCCTACGCGCACCGCAACCTCACCTGGGCGCAGCACGCCTTCAACGAGCGCGTCgcggcggcgcgcgccgccgcgcAGGACGCGTTCCGGAACCTCAAGGCGCGCTGGCGGTGCCTGCAGCGCCGCGCCGAGCACAAGCTCCCCGACCTGCACAACATGATCGGGGCATGCTGCGTGCTGCACAACTTCTGCCAGCGCAGCGGCGAGGAGATCGACCCCGAGCTCCTCGTCGACCTCGACAACCACTTCGCCGACGAGGTGGTCGCGGCTCAGCCCGTGCGCTCCGCCGCGGCTGAGAAGGAGCGGGACAGGATCGCGCACGACCTACTGCACGGCGGACACGCTGTCACATTCTTTTAG
- the LOC127295175 gene encoding uncharacterized protein isoform X2, which produces MAMRCLSSLPLLSPSCSRKACAVVKTHPVNSAAAHRRIRTHMSVATGGEQALTAQEQFQEPEYGVVSIHHVGILCENLERSIAFYQDILGLKVNLARPNDKLPYRGAWLWVGSEMIHLMELPNPDPLTGRPEHGGRDRHTCIAIKDVLKLKEIFDKAGISYTLSKSGRPAIFARDPDGNALEFTQV; this is translated from the exons ATGGCGATGAGGTGCctctcttctctccctctcctctccccGTCCTGCTCCAGGAAAGCCTGCGCTGTGGTCAAGACGCATCCTGTCAACTCTGCCGCCGCGCACCGCCGGATCCGGACCCATATGTCGGTGGCCACAGGCGGCGAGCAGGCCCTGACGGCCCAGGAGCAGTTCCAGG AACCTGAATATGGAGTTGTTAGTATTCACCATGTTGGAATACTAtgtgaaaatcttgaaaggtcAATAGCCTTCTATCAGGACATCCTTG GTCTTAAGGTGAATCTTGCTAGGCCAAATGACAAGCTACCGTACAGAGGTGCTTGGCTCTGGGTTGGCTCTGAGATGATCCACTTGATGGAGTTGCCAAATCCGGATCCACTGACAGGACGCCCAGAGCATGGTGGACGTGATCGTCATACCTGTATAGCAATCAAAGATGTGTTGAAATTGAAAGAAATTTTTGACAAAGCTG GAATCAGCTACACGCTCAGCAAATCCGGGCGACCAGCGATCTTTGCACGAGACCCGGATGGAAATGCGTTGGAATTCACTCAAGTGTAG
- the LOC127295175 gene encoding uncharacterized protein isoform X1, translated as MAMRCLSSLPLLSPSCSRKACAVVKTHPVNSAAAHRRIRTHMSVATGGEQALTAQEQFQEPEYGVVSIHHVGILCENLERSIAFYQDILGLKVNLARPNDKLPYRGAWLWVGSEMIHLMELPNPDPLTGRPEHGGRDRHTCIAIKDVLKLKEIFDKAGISYTLSKSGRPAIFARDPDGNALEFTQV; from the exons ATGGCGATGAGGTGCctctcttctctccctctcctctccccGTCCTGCTCCAGGAAAGCCTGCGCTGTGGTCAAGACGCATCCTGTCAACTCTGCCGCCGCGCACCGCCGGATCCGGACCCATATGTCGGTGGCCACAGGCGGCGAGCAGGCCCTGACGGCCCAGGAGCAGTTCCAGG AACCTGAATATGGAGTTGTTAGTATTCACCATGTTGGAATACTAtgtgaaaatcttgaaaggtcAATAGCCTTCTATCAGGACATCCTTG GTCTTAAGGTGAATCTTGCTAGGCCAAATGACAAGCTACCGTACAGAGGTGCTTGGCTCTGGGTTGGCTCTGAGATGATCCACTTGATGGAGTTGCCAAATCCGGATCCACTGACAGGACGCCCAGAGCATGGTGGACGTGATCGTCATACCTGTATAGCAATCAAAGATGTGTTGAAATTGAAAGAAATTTTTGACAAAGCTG GAATCAGCTACACGCTCAGCAAATCCGGGCGACCAGCGATCTTTGCACGAGACCCAGATGGAAATGCGTTGGAATTCACTCAAGTGTAG